One stretch of Pelagicoccus enzymogenes DNA includes these proteins:
- a CDS encoding EamA family transporter, giving the protein MIFLIAVSLIWAFSFGIMGRLTGLDSTFVATIRLSIAFLCFLPFFRYRKLQGKEAIQLFGIGALQFGVMYVSYIKAYAFLPSHLVALFSVLTPLYIVVAHELAKRRWSWALLACAALSIAGASVIKFSQAPEGSFWIGFGLMQIANIAFGLGQLLYRSWKHRRSDIADSEAMAALLAGGAVLSLLGFALFGDASKTAPSPEQWYVLLYLGAIASGLGFFWWNKGAALSSPGVLAACNNAVVPLAMAASLFVFGEAKNITTDSILKLSIGATLIFAAIVWGKRLSKN; this is encoded by the coding sequence GTGATTTTCCTCATCGCCGTCTCTCTGATCTGGGCCTTCTCTTTCGGCATTATGGGCCGACTCACCGGACTCGATTCGACCTTCGTAGCCACGATCCGCCTCTCCATCGCCTTCCTCTGCTTCCTCCCCTTCTTCCGTTACCGCAAGCTGCAAGGCAAGGAGGCCATTCAACTCTTCGGTATCGGAGCCCTCCAGTTCGGCGTCATGTACGTAAGCTACATCAAGGCCTACGCCTTCCTGCCATCGCACCTCGTCGCCCTGTTTTCCGTTCTCACCCCGCTCTATATCGTCGTTGCCCACGAGTTGGCAAAACGCCGTTGGAGCTGGGCTCTTCTCGCTTGCGCCGCCCTATCCATCGCCGGCGCTTCGGTCATCAAATTCAGCCAAGCGCCCGAGGGATCGTTCTGGATCGGCTTCGGTTTGATGCAGATCGCCAACATCGCCTTCGGCCTCGGACAACTCCTCTACCGCTCCTGGAAACATCGACGTAGCGATATCGCCGATAGCGAGGCGATGGCCGCGCTTCTCGCCGGCGGGGCAGTTCTCTCCCTGCTCGGATTCGCTCTGTTCGGCGACGCCAGCAAAACCGCGCCCAGCCCCGAACAGTGGTACGTCCTGCTCTACCTTGGAGCGATCGCCTCCGGTCTCGGCTTCTTCTGGTGGAACAAAGGCGCGGCGCTCAGCTCACCGGGCGTGCTCGCCGCATGCAACAATGCCGTGGTACCGCTCGCCATGGCCGCGTCCCTCTTCGTCTTTGGCGAAGCCAAAAACATTACCACCGACTCCATACTCAAACTATCCATCGGAGCGACCCTCATCTTTGCCGCGATCGTTTGGGGCAAGCGGCTCTCCAAAAACTGA
- a CDS encoding rhodanese-like domain-containing protein, translating into MKQALWQSLAILALAVVLGAVSYLARPELLPANASAYEIDLVAARSLDGALWIDARTDADFEAAHLQGAMLLNEENWDAGFVPLLERWLPGMPIVVYCSSQSCLRSHHVAERLREELGADEIYALRGGWEALLEAGVAKVEGER; encoded by the coding sequence ATGAAGCAAGCCTTGTGGCAGTCTCTTGCTATTCTGGCGCTCGCCGTGGTTTTGGGAGCGGTCAGTTACCTGGCACGTCCGGAGTTGTTGCCAGCCAATGCGTCAGCGTACGAGATCGACCTAGTGGCGGCCCGCTCGCTGGACGGCGCGCTTTGGATAGACGCTCGAACGGATGCGGATTTCGAGGCGGCCCACCTGCAGGGCGCCATGCTCCTGAACGAGGAGAATTGGGACGCGGGCTTCGTGCCCTTGCTGGAGAGGTGGCTTCCAGGGATGCCGATCGTCGTCTATTGCTCCAGCCAATCTTGCCTGCGCTCTCACCACGTTGCCGAACGGTTGAGGGAAGAGCTGGGCGCGGATGAAATCTATGCATTGCGGGGTGGCTGGGAAGCGCTGCTCGAGGCTGGGGTGGCGAAAGTGGAGGGAGAACGATGA
- a CDS encoding MauE/DoxX family redox-associated membrane protein codes for MSPKIFSWILYAVVGLFFGVAAVVKVVDPEAFLTSLLTYEVFSYDVALALAFFAPALELLVALCLISGWWRQGAALLTFFMLLLFIVLVAQGLARGLEMDCGCFGENRLQTGGDYMLKIGQNLILLLALATACFFERKAPSR; via the coding sequence ATGAGTCCCAAAATATTCAGCTGGATCCTGTACGCAGTGGTAGGGCTCTTTTTCGGGGTCGCCGCTGTGGTCAAGGTGGTGGATCCGGAAGCCTTCCTCACGTCTTTGCTGACCTATGAGGTCTTCTCCTACGACGTCGCTCTTGCCTTGGCGTTTTTTGCTCCCGCGCTGGAATTGTTGGTGGCCCTCTGCCTGATCTCTGGGTGGTGGCGCCAAGGAGCAGCATTGTTAACGTTTTTTATGCTTCTCTTATTTATAGTCCTGGTGGCTCAAGGACTGGCGAGAGGCTTGGAAATGGATTGCGGCTGTTTTGGAGAGAATCGCTTGCAGACTGGGGGCGACTACATGCTGAAAATCGGACAGAACCTTATTCTGCTGCTCGCCTTGGCGACCGCTTGTTTCTTCGAGAGAAAAGCCCCGTCACGCTAA
- a CDS encoding TonB-dependent receptor domain-containing protein, producing MISVSQSNRYSKAAFLAILSGVGAAAAQAQEDPAYSVELPELYVTSSHTATVEPASTYGAPVSRLELNPQFDLQVRNIAEAQGDVSIRGGIFENTGFRVGAATLLDPQTGHYFAEIPIAPEMLEGPGLLVAGDNAFAGFNSTVGTVDYSWTEISPGGSAAAGFGDNSLNYQRLHQGTLFSIEDAAVWGAEVELSRSESAGSIENGDHNFVRYSGRVQRVGESTQTDFFAGYQSKYLAWPELYAAPYGSNESDEVRTSLFLFNHSQSYGPESSWEATVYHRRHHDHYLFNRASLADRSFVHQTEVSSAALNGVQALSDVLKLNYMVQLATDEIESTNLENNFTSRDYAKVSILPEFLLSENGERRLSLRAGLSYDDTNRDASEVSPIADLSWTNGDDSYYLSFSQASQVSGYTAVGGATGGLFASNPNLEREVSRNVEVGATVKRSDWSVKAAAFVREDADLVDWTYSFGATSARSAKNVDIDTFGLEVIGSKRIGQLELLASATLLDKDEDYGDPSVDASFYALNYAKLRLTAAAVWSATEQIQIRVDNEYRDQADNVLREGDDAAFFTHLGVYYAVPEMEGLELNAAVENLWEDDFQEIPGTPGRGRQLSVGARYSW from the coding sequence ATGATCTCAGTATCGCAATCGAATCGTTACTCGAAAGCTGCCTTTTTGGCGATTTTGTCGGGAGTAGGCGCTGCCGCCGCCCAGGCTCAGGAAGATCCGGCTTATTCGGTGGAGCTTCCAGAGCTTTACGTAACCAGTTCGCATACTGCGACGGTTGAGCCTGCGTCGACTTATGGCGCTCCGGTTTCGCGATTGGAGCTGAATCCGCAGTTTGACTTGCAGGTGCGCAACATCGCGGAGGCTCAAGGGGACGTGAGCATCCGTGGCGGAATTTTCGAGAACACGGGTTTTCGTGTCGGCGCGGCGACTTTGCTAGATCCTCAAACCGGCCACTATTTCGCGGAAATTCCGATCGCCCCGGAGATGTTGGAAGGCCCGGGACTTTTGGTTGCGGGTGACAACGCCTTCGCTGGTTTCAACAGCACAGTAGGTACGGTGGACTACTCTTGGACGGAAATCTCTCCGGGTGGCAGCGCTGCAGCGGGATTTGGAGACAACAGCTTAAACTACCAGCGATTGCACCAGGGGACTTTGTTCTCGATAGAAGACGCTGCGGTTTGGGGAGCGGAAGTGGAGCTGTCCCGTTCCGAGTCTGCGGGTTCTATCGAAAATGGAGATCATAACTTCGTTCGCTATAGCGGTCGTGTCCAACGAGTAGGCGAGAGCACGCAAACGGATTTCTTTGCGGGCTATCAGTCCAAGTATCTTGCGTGGCCGGAGCTTTATGCGGCTCCCTACGGCTCGAACGAGTCGGACGAAGTGCGTACGAGCTTGTTCCTGTTTAACCATTCTCAGAGCTATGGCCCGGAAAGTTCATGGGAAGCTACCGTGTATCATCGTCGCCACCACGACCACTATCTCTTCAACCGCGCTTCGCTGGCCGACCGTTCGTTCGTTCACCAGACGGAAGTAAGCTCCGCTGCTCTCAACGGAGTGCAGGCGTTGAGCGATGTATTGAAACTCAACTACATGGTCCAGCTGGCAACGGACGAAATCGAATCGACGAATCTGGAGAACAATTTTACCAGCCGCGATTACGCGAAGGTTTCGATCTTGCCGGAGTTTCTGTTGTCGGAAAATGGTGAGCGACGTTTGAGTCTGCGAGCGGGCCTCAGCTACGACGACACTAATCGTGATGCTTCGGAAGTGTCGCCGATCGCGGACCTGTCTTGGACGAACGGGGACGATAGCTACTATTTGTCGTTTTCGCAAGCGTCACAGGTTTCCGGATACACCGCGGTTGGTGGAGCAACCGGTGGGTTGTTTGCAAGCAATCCCAACCTCGAGCGTGAGGTTTCGCGCAACGTGGAAGTGGGCGCGACCGTGAAGCGATCCGATTGGAGCGTGAAGGCGGCGGCGTTCGTTCGCGAAGATGCGGACTTGGTTGACTGGACTTATTCTTTTGGGGCAACCAGCGCCCGTTCCGCCAAGAACGTGGATATCGACACCTTTGGCTTGGAAGTGATCGGTTCGAAGCGGATTGGCCAATTGGAGCTGCTAGCGAGCGCTACGCTTCTGGACAAGGATGAGGACTACGGCGATCCGTCGGTAGACGCCAGCTTCTACGCGCTGAACTATGCGAAGCTTCGTCTCACTGCGGCGGCGGTTTGGAGCGCTACGGAACAGATCCAGATCCGCGTCGACAACGAGTACCGCGACCAGGCGGACAACGTTTTGCGAGAGGGCGACGACGCTGCATTCTTCACGCATCTTGGTGTTTACTATGCGGTGCCTGAAATGGAGGGGCTCGAGTTGAACGCGGCGGTCGAGAACTTGTGGGAGGATGATTTTCAAGAGATTCCAGGAACGCCCGGGCGCGGGCGTCAACTCAGCGTAGGAGCCCGCTACAGCTGGTAG
- a CDS encoding peroxiredoxin: protein MIDVNDTIDLNFPVRFVENGEKREGSFSELITRPTVVSVYMRNNTSSCDKQAKQLQVVAKELDTAGFGIIALSKDTPGSHLKYASKHELSFPLVSDPEHAFAKATQSLVEKKMYGKTFLGPTRSAYLIEPGGKVLGVVEKVDSAAHAEQLRELVGS from the coding sequence ATGATTGATGTTAACGATACGATCGACTTGAACTTTCCCGTTCGCTTCGTGGAGAACGGCGAGAAAAGGGAGGGCAGCTTTTCCGAGCTCATTACGCGTCCCACCGTTGTCTCGGTCTACATGCGCAACAACACGAGCAGCTGCGACAAGCAAGCGAAGCAATTGCAAGTTGTTGCAAAGGAATTGGATACGGCGGGTTTTGGCATAATCGCTTTGAGCAAGGATACCCCGGGCTCGCACCTGAAGTACGCTAGCAAGCATGAGCTCTCCTTTCCCTTGGTCTCCGATCCGGAGCACGCTTTCGCCAAGGCGACCCAGTCGCTGGTGGAAAAGAAGATGTACGGAAAGACCTTCCTGGGGCCTACCCGCTCCGCCTATCTGATCGAGCCCGGTGGCAAGGTTCTGGGCGTCGTCGAGAAGGTGGACTCGGCTGCCCATGCTGAGCAGCTGCGTGAGCTCGTTGGCAGCTGA
- the aat gene encoding leucyl/phenylalanyl-tRNA--protein transferase, which produces MPIFRLREDPIFPDPELAEEEGIIAIGGDLSPERLVAAYSCGIFPWYSEGDPILWFSPDPRMVLYPQNFKRSKTLSRLVRSGKYELRIDHDFPSVIANCAKIPRPGQDGTWITGDMQEAYVRLHHLGLAHSFETYQEGKLVGGLYGVSLGNAFFGESMFHHARDASKFAFHALVEFALENRFDFIDAQQPTKHLRSLGAQEVPRSAFLKELAASQRHPTLQSRWVTARS; this is translated from the coding sequence GTGCCCATCTTTCGACTACGAGAAGATCCGATTTTTCCCGATCCGGAACTCGCGGAGGAAGAGGGCATCATCGCGATCGGCGGCGACCTCAGCCCCGAGCGCCTCGTTGCCGCCTATTCCTGCGGCATCTTCCCGTGGTATTCGGAGGGCGATCCCATCCTGTGGTTTTCTCCCGACCCGCGCATGGTCCTCTATCCGCAAAACTTCAAGCGCAGCAAAACGCTTTCCCGCTTGGTCCGCTCTGGCAAATACGAGCTGCGCATCGACCACGACTTTCCTAGCGTCATCGCCAACTGCGCAAAGATTCCACGCCCTGGACAGGACGGCACTTGGATCACTGGCGACATGCAGGAGGCCTACGTCCGCCTGCACCACCTTGGCCTCGCCCACTCCTTCGAAACCTACCAGGAGGGCAAACTCGTTGGCGGACTCTACGGCGTCTCGCTCGGAAACGCATTCTTTGGAGAATCGATGTTCCACCATGCCCGCGACGCCTCCAAATTCGCCTTCCATGCGCTCGTCGAATTCGCCCTCGAAAACCGTTTCGACTTCATCGACGCCCAGCAACCGACCAAGCACCTACGCAGCCTCGGCGCCCAAGAAGTCCCCCGCAGCGCTTTCCTGAAAGAGCTCGCTGCCTCCCAGCGCCACCCCACTCTCCAATCCAGGTGGGTCACCGCCCGCAGCTAA